Sequence from the Drosophila innubila isolate TH190305 chromosome 3L unlocalized genomic scaffold, UK_Dinn_1.0 0_D_3L, whole genome shotgun sequence genome:
TTGGGGGCGACATTTCACGATATAGAGCAAGTCAAGCGAGGCACAGGTGTTTACCTTGATTACAATCCAGACTTTGGGTCAGAGCAAGAGactttatatacatttgtaacACTACCTGGCTTATTTTACCCACTGTGCAGGGCGGGGGTGTGGGCTTAAAATCAGTTAGCATGCATTCTGACATGAGCTTAGCTTGCGTGGTTCACTGAATTTGCTAATTGGGTGCTAATAGACAGAAACAAGGCATAGatttcttgttcttgttgttattcttataGATATATAGAACTGAAATCTGAGAAGTTAACGGCGAATGCACATGGCAAATTCaaatagaagaagaagactgACAGTTAACATGGTACGGTGGTGAACGGAACGCTGACACTGTCATTCGACACCTGAGCTCAAATTGAGCTAAATAAGCGACTTTTAGCTAATCTAATTTGAAATTGACACCTTTCAGGTGCTCGATTCCAATGTGGCTGTACTGCTCGACGAGGTGCGATCTCTAAACGACGACTATGCGGAAGTGCAACGTCTGGATAGGTTAATTGACACATTACGCGATTACAATGGACCCACAATTTGCCACGAGTGGCCATATCCTTTGATATTCAAGGGCACAATCGACGAAGCGCACGTTGCACAAATACTCAACaaggaactggaactggagttGGTTCCAGCCGGAACAAAGGATCAGCTGTTAAGTGCGAGCGAGATGACTAGTCTAAgaaaaccaagatcaaaactATTGCGGTGCCATGGAACAAAGAAAGCAAATGGAACCAGTAAAAGCTGACTTAAAAGAGTAAATACGCCTTTAGTTAGTCAAGTaactattttgaaaaattttaaaattcgcaaatttattattttcatagctACTAATAATTCTTAGAttaagtttaagaaaaaaacagatccagtttgttttaatattataacatttaaaaacacaaccttttaagttattttattgtcaaaacatttacttgacctactgtaggtgtgtgtgtcctAAATTTATGTTCTTACCTCAAATTCATACATATTTGATGAGCTGCTGCCAATTTCTTGTCctgaacaaaaataaataccaaaaaaataaacttaagcaTATAAATGTCAAGCAACTTGTTAGTGGTTTCTGTTACTGGCCGTTTAATTTACTGTGGTCAATCGGCAGCAGTTGCTATTGAAATATTGATATAACAAGACACCACATGCCTCCCCTCCTCTCCCCTCACCACACATAAACCCCTCAATCACCCCCTCAACCACAGGTGTCGCGTTTGTGATTTTTGCGGTGATGCGAGCGTTGAATTTGACACGACACTGTGCCTGAGATTGAGTTGTATCCGTCTCAATACAATGCCGTTACCGTTACTCCCACTCCCCCTTTCCCTGCCATTCTCTATTGTTGGAACAGACGCAACAAGTTAGCACATCTAATTAAAATGGCCTCATACGCAGATCCTTTGTAATGGAGCAACAATGGCGCAATGAAAGGCAAAAGTGAAAGCATTAAGTGTAGaatacgttgttgttgttgatgttgttattgttggtctgcttattaattataaataaacccaacaacaacacttgcaaGTATAGAAACAAAGCGAGTGTGTGCGAATGTTGCCGTTTGTTGTAAATTATTCATAACGGTATTATCAGCTTTTACAGCGCGTTGCCAGACTGATTAAATTGCTCGTCCAGGTGGAGGGAATAAGAAGGGCAGTGTCGCCAACAGAGTAAAAAAGGGCTGTATCTGATGGAAAAGCATTCTGAAAATAGCTGAATCTACGAAACTTTTTTAACatcagtttttttatttatatataaaagtttcaaaattgcaattttatgtgaatttttaatttaataatttaaacatacatagctaaatatatattttataaaaaaatcagatttttggaaaataacaactataaaattattcttaaatcGAACTTGGAGAATTGCctgaactagctataaaatagctaaattggcaacagtgaAGCAGAAGCACACAGAGCTAATGATGAGCTTAtagcccacacacacacacacgcatacattgaaaaagagagagcggatgtgtgtttgtgtgtgtgtgtttgctttctGGCAATATCTCTCCTCTTTGCTGTGCGCGCAATTTATCAACTCGTTTctctgtgtgtatatgtacagTATATCTGgtaattgtttttacaaaaaaatatttgttaatttttttttagttttttttcttatttgtcattgttgttggtagTTCTTTTAATAAGTAACATAATTCACtgtgtttaaatatatctaaaaacataatagcaaatgtgtaatattttattttctgtcaaAAGACTGACTTGACATACTGTTTGTagatatgtttgtgtgtggtcAGGGACAATTGAAGCTGCGcgtaataattattaaaaaaataaacaacagcaaGCACAACAATTGAGATAATGAGCGCACGAAGACAACAACGAAAGGCGAAAGTAAAAATGTCGCCAAGGTTGACAGACACTGACAAAGAGCACAAGAGACAGAGGAAAGGGAAGAGAGAGACAAGGAACAAAGCTTAAGTCGagcttggttttttttatctagCACAACGATAACAATTCAACCAACAGGCTATTTAACCAGGCAAAAGACTGCAAAATTAATGGCCCAAAAggatggcaacaacaaaaacaactactacagccagagcaacaacaatggcttTGGTTAACCTCAGCGGGCCAAAGGAATGAGCCTATCAATGACAATGCCATAAAATAAACGTTGAATGCAACGGACaacaattgaaaacttttgtgcaactttttcctttcaactttaaacttgaaattGTTGCCGCAACTCTTGAGATTTGACACTACAAACTGAATGGAGCAACAAGCTAAAGGAGTTTGACAGTACATTTCTCTTCGAAGTATAAGAGTGCATATACCCTGTAGCTATGCAGTCCTGCTTAAATGCTTTCAGCGCTCGATGGAACAAAGAGACTAGTCCCAAAATGCTGCTATAATTATAAGCCACCTTTCATCTACTTAAATTATACTTCAACTGGGGATAAATACTCCATACAGGAATcacagttttaaaattattaaataaaaagaaaaagaagaatttCCTGTGTATTTTTCGGGGCTATTTGTTAACCAACCTGTTTTTATTTCTCACTTATAATAGCAATTTTTGGTTTCAATTCTTGAAGTTCGTAAAGTTTTTCTCCAGGTTTGGCTTTTTCATTGTACAGACAGGTTATATAAAATATCCTTTTGTGGCCAGGACCTTGAATTAATATGCCACAGCCGACATAATTAACTTTgtgattaattatatttgccaATTCATAATCTTTTCTTGAAGCATTCGACGGAAAACTATATACAAACTTTTCGTCTACATTTTCAGAATGACTAAACCATactttttcaattgcaaaaagCGTAAAGGTGAACGGAGTATAATGTGCAGGGAGATCATCTGATTTGAATGAACTCCTGGCCACGTTCAAGAAACGTGCCGTGTTCACACACTCACTGACTTTGTCGTCATTGCAGAAGTTGGTAACACGCATCGCCAGAATGGAGAGCTCATGATCCCAGTATATCTTGGGCAAGGCCTTGGCTGGTGGTAAATTTTTCAAGAACGGCGCTCTTGATAAACGATCCCGTAGATTATTGTGATGATCGacgattattatttttaatttttccatgTTAACGCCATCTCGTGGTTTCGTACATCGTGGTCCCCACTTGTGAAGCGATTGATTGTATTAAATTGCTTGATTTGATTGAAatcctcattttttttttacttacaaaCGGAATATCGCAGGCGATGTGGTTCACATCTGGCGGACAGAGTTTTTTGCGGCAATAGTCCTCCGGTGGATTTGGTGTACGCAATTCCCCACGCATTATATAGTGTGGCATTTTTGTCTTGAATATTGGTCCGTGGAAGGGCATCGCATACAGGTACAAGATGCTTAAAACTGAAGACTGTAAGTATAGCTGAAGTAACGAAACTTGCATCTTCAATGCTCCAATCACTTACTGAGAGTATTTTTAGCAAGTCGGGGATTAGCATCGTTAGACATGCAATTCGATCCATGTTCCACTTGACGGAACTAATTTCTAATGATATAGTCTCTCTATATTTATCAACATAGTTGTAAAGCTGGAAAGCTGCTAGCTTGCTCTGAAACGAACCTCGAACCAGAGATTGCAAAAAAATACCTTTCGACAAAATAAAAGGttgaaataattaagtaaatttgttttcaatcataatataactcttattttaaatttttattatgaaaatcaaaaataatagtgtattttcaaatattgaaattatgaatataaattattttaaagtttttgtaataactttttaaaataaaaatggaatataaatatcttttgaaccaagtGGTGTATTTGCGAAATCTGAAAACATTCAATATCTTTCATATGCTACATCACATTCCGTAAAAAACAGCTATAACcatcataaaaacaaaaaaaagaacctGAATACGTTTCTTGCTGCTATAAATAGAAAAGCTTAAGACATGTTTTAAATGCCCCATAGCCTAATGAAGTTTGCTCTAAGAAAgttgaacaaataaaattaacccTGCATGTTATGAAATCCTTGAGCTGTTTTTTGCACTTGTTGAAGGCGTTGCGAAGGAGTTCATTGAACgttgcaacaataacaattatcGTGATCGGCCTTAAACCTGGCCTGAATGAATTGCTGTCTgcctgcctctgccgctgcctctgcctctgccgccCACATTGGTTGCCAATCAAGAGTCGAGTTATTGTGCCCATTGGGGCAACTGCAATTAACAGTCCAGACAACACGGCAAGGCTCCTGTTGCTCCTTTTGTAACAGCACCTACTCTTTTCTCCTTTTCTACTACCACTTCCACTTTGTTTTTCCGGCCAGCCACTCACAATATGGACAGACACATAAAATGCCAACGCACGCACATGCCGAAGAATAAgcagtagaagaagaagcagcagaagaagcTTTGCTTGATTCCAATTTTTTAtgacaacaattaaattcGAATTGTTGCCTGTGTCTTTGATTTGACAGCAGCCTGAGTACTTCCCTCCATATCCCTTGGGCATTCCTCTCATTCAATAAAGCTCTTactcctctctccctctctctctctctttgacCCTCTCTGCATGCTAGCAGCCCTTTGTCTGTCTCAGGCGTAGACTTGACTACGCTTTCGTGCGTGCTAATTGTTTGGGGGCCAAAAACTTGACGAATGCATATGCCTCTCTCGCTCGCACTGCATGCGTTGTCGTTTAACTTTTGCATACATGCTTTTGCATCaagcacaaacacaacaacagcaacaataggcAGCTAGAGTTGCCAGACAGTCGGCTGGCACGTGAATCCATTATGAAGGCAGCCAATTATGTGCGTGTCTTTCACTCAAATCCTCTCTCGTCCGTTGTGTGGATGGTAAGTGTCTGAGCGGCTGGGAGCGGGAGGTCGCTATTAAACTGTTTTCttcagcaacagtaacaagaacaacaacaacaagaacaatgcATAAAccacaaaatatgtttttaatgcAAACGACTTTGGTTTGAGTTGCACGGCCAAGGTGAATACTGAGGACGCTTAATCAAAATGGCGGAGGAAGTAACTGAAAGCGTTTCATTGTAAGACGTTATTTTTTGAatgtattgaaattgtttcgaATAGTcaattaaatggtattttaatattttgaaaaagaaaatataattaattggtatttaagtaaattctTTAGTTaaatactttactttttcatttcgttaagtaaaaaataatatttctatgatattaataaattcaaaaagacGATTTACAggtaattgaatatttttaaatgtgatataaatattgaagaaaagattgttttataattaaatttaaaaaaaaacatttcctGTCTTATATGCCTTTTGAAACTTGAAGTAGCGCATAATGATAATGCCAGCAATGTTTTGGTATGTTTAGAAGCCAGTCAGTTCAACTTGACTGTCGTTCTGTCTCTGCGACTGTTTGACAGTTTGTCAGTCGTTTGGTTGCAATGAATGCCGCCCTAAAAGcgctttaaataaacaaactaataGCTGAAATCACGAAGCAAATAGGACCAGGTGAAATAACAATGTCAGTGCGAGTGAGATGGCAATGGGAGTGTGCAAGCGAGAGGGGGCGATCTATTGGCACTGTCTTCTGCAATACAAAAACGGTCTATGGCAACCGCGCCAATAGCTATATGTATAACCCGAATAAACAAACTAATAAAACATGCCCATGCCGCGACCAACAacattcaacaaaaataagtcgaaagaataaagaaaaaaaaaaaatagaatagcTTAAAAGACTGAAGGAGAGACAGCAAGAAGCCAGGAGCTGCAGAGAGCAGCAGAGCAGCAACTCAAGTGGAGCACGGCCAACAAATcgaactgaaattgaaattggaaccaaagaaaaaaaaaaaaagaaaaagtattaaaaataatataaattagatAACTTATAGATTGGGTAAGtgcaaaagagagagatagatagagagagggtGCTAAACTGAGTCCTTTTACTTGTCAGGATAACAACATCCTTATTATGCAACGCTGAAAACAGGCATCAGTGTGTTAGCCATGTCCCAGCTGGAGTCTGTTGCCGTCCACATTGCTGGCCAACAACGATTATGAAACACAAAGGTGGAAGCCACACGCACGGCAACGGGCCAGGCTCCAGGCAGGACGGGCTCAGCGGCGACAATTGCCCGGAGACGCACCTTGATGTCCATGGCCAAATGTCGTGGCAGGTCCATGCTAAACGATGAGCCGCCCGAGCCGACAGcgaccacaaccacaacagcaaccacaacaacagcaacacaacaacaacaacagcaacaacagccactgcaacaacaacagaactATTTACCTCAAACATCTTTGCTGAAAATTGAACCATTCGTTCCTAGTTTTAATCAACGTCTACGTCGTCGTCCTATTGGACGCTCACATAGCACACTTAGCCACAATGTTATACAAAAGCGCGTGGCGGCAGGCGCAGGATTAGGAGCGGGAGGATTGGGTGGAGCAGGAGCTGCACAGCCGGAGCTGCTGGTGGGACATGGACAACTCAAGCGCAGCTATGCAGCTGCCGCACAGTTGCGCAACCAGCAGCGTCTGCAACGTGTCGCCGTCAGCCGACAACGCTCCAAGTCCACCTCATCCTCGGCTGCCTCCAACAGCTGTCGTCCCGTCACCTCGATGGGCGGTGCTGCTCCCGTTGCAGGTGCCGTTAGCGGCGCAGTTACGCCCACCACGCTGGTGGGCAGCACGGGTGGCACTCTAGTGAGTGGTGCAATTGTGACACCACAGCCGAATGGCATTTGTCGCATTCAGCGGTTGGCCAAGGAGCGGGAGGAGCTGCCGGATCGCATTAACTATGATCGACGTGGTCTAACTGCCATACCCATATTCGAGCAGGAGCCTAATCTTCGCCTGCTCTCGCTGCAACACAATCTGATCAACACCTTTCACATACCCAAGGAGctgccaccaccgccaccgccgtTGCCaccgacagcagcaacagcatccgGAGCTGCTCCACAAG
This genomic interval carries:
- the LOC117788080 gene encoding venom allergen 3-like; protein product: MPFHGPIFKTKMPHYIMRGELRTPNPPEDYCRKKLCPPDVNHIACDIPFWGPRCTKPRDGVNMEKLKIIIVDHHNNLRDRLSRAPFLKNLPPAKALPKIYWDHELSILAMRVTNFCNDDKVSECVNTARFLNVARSSFKSDDLPAHYTPFTFTLFAIEKVWFSHSENVDEKFVYSFPSNASRKDYELANIINHKVNYVGCGILIQGPGHKRIFYITCLYNEKAKPGEKLYELQELKPKIAIISEK
- the LOC117788669 gene encoding uncharacterized protein LOC117788669 isoform X1, with amino-acid sequence MTTTCRTTTTTATLLATPIPPTINGSSAMQQRRQLLRSVENLRGRVRQVLKCVINLHIEFLVLDSNVAVLLDEVRSLNDDYAEVQRLDRLIDTLRDYNGPTICHEWPYPLIFKGTIDEAHVAQILNKELELELVPAGTKDQLLSASEMTSLRKPRSKLLRCHGTKKANGTSKS
- the LOC117788669 gene encoding uncharacterized protein LOC117788669 isoform X2; this encodes MHMANSNRRRRLTVNMVLDSNVAVLLDEVRSLNDDYAEVQRLDRLIDTLRDYNGPTICHEWPYPLIFKGTIDEAHVAQILNKELELELVPAGTKDQLLSASEMTSLRKPRSKLLRCHGTKKANGTSKS